In Beggiatoa leptomitoformis, the genomic window TTGGATAAGGGTAGATTTACCCGCGCCACTGTATCCAACCAAAGCAACTTTTTCACCCGATTGAATCTTAATATTTATCCCTTTTAAAACAGGGGTATCTTTGCGTGTTGGATAGGCAAAGCTAACATTTTGATATTCAATTGCGCCTTGAAATTTTAAGGGTGTTGTTGGTATGGCAGAAAGGCTTAATTCACTAGGTTCATCAAGGAGTTCTACTATACGTTCAGTTGCACCGACCGCTTTTTGCAAGGTGCTGTAAATATCGCCAAGTCCGCCAATTGAACCGCCAATAAACATGGTATAGATAATGAAGGAACTCAGGTCGCCTATAGAAATTGTCCCCGCTTTTACCAAACTCGCGCCGTACCATAAAACTAAAACGATACTGCCAAATAACGCGAAAATAATGAAGGAGATAAACGCACCACGATATTTAGCATTAGATAATGCAATTTGTACGACTTGATTTAATGATTGCGCATAGCGATTGACTTCAAAGGCTTCATTGGTAAAGGCTTTTACCATGCTAATCGATTGTAAGGTTTCTTCTACAACGATATTGGCTTTGGCTAATTCATCTTGTGTCTTACGCGATAAACGACGAATAAATTTACCGAAAATAATCGCCGCGAGAACTAATACAGGAAACACCAACAGCATAAAAATAGTTAATTCTGGTGTAATAATAAAAAGGATACCGACACCAATGACTAGAATGAGGGTTTGGCGTATCAGTTCGGAGAGGGTAACGGAAAAAGTATCTTGTAATAACCCTACGTCTGCGGTAAGGCGACTAATTAATTCACCTGCCCGTTGATTATCATAGAAGTGCATGGGTAGTGTCATAAATTTTTCGTATAAACTTTTACGAATGTCTGCAATGGTGGATTCTGTCACTTTAGACATGAAGAAAATACGGAAAAAGGAAAAAATACTTTGGATTGCAAGTACTGCAATTAATAATAAAGCCAGTTCATTTATATCATTAACAAATCCATAACTTTTCCCCATTGCCGTATCGATTAATCGACCTGCTAAAAAGGGAAATGCTAGTAAGACGGTACTAGAAAAAAATAAACTGACCATCGCTGCGAGAAAATAGCCGCGATAAGGACGGGTAAATTGATAAAGACCAAGTAAATGTCTTACCCCTGATTTATCTAAAGGACGT contains:
- a CDS encoding ABC transporter ATP-binding protein, which codes for MALLKRQQYPHADLPKRPLDKSGVRHLLGLYQFTRPYRGYFLAAMVSLFFSSTVLLAFPFLAGRLIDTAMGKSYGFVNDINELALLLIAVLAIQSIFSFFRIFFMSKVTESTIADIRKSLYEKFMTLPMHFYDNQRAGELISRLTADVGLLQDTFSVTLSELIRQTLILVIGVGILFIITPELTIFMLLVFPVLVLAAIIFGKFIRRLSRKTQDELAKANIVVEETLQSISMVKAFTNEAFEVNRYAQSLNQVVQIALSNAKYRGAFISFIIFALFGSIVLVLWYGASLVKAGTISIGDLSSFIIYTMFIGGSIGGLGDIYSTLQKAVGATERIVELLDEPSELSLSAIPTTPLKFQGAIEYQNVSFAYPTRKDTPVLKGINIKIQSGEKVALVGYSGAGKSTLIQLLLRFYNVDTGKILLDGKPIEDYNLTLYRHNIGIVPQEVILFGGTIRENILYGNPNASEAEITNAANQANALEFINNFPEGLDTLVGERGVKLSGGQRQRIAIARAILKDPTILILDEATSSLDAESERLVQQALEKLMEGRTTIVIAHRLATIRKVDRIYVIDEGNIAESGAHEELANLSTGIYNNLLKLQFAEDKKIPVEA